One segment of Tamandua tetradactyla isolate mTamTet1 chromosome 13, mTamTet1.pri, whole genome shotgun sequence DNA contains the following:
- the AIFM2 gene encoding ferroptosis suppressor protein 1 isoform X1: MGSRVSVEEGSVHVVIVGGGFGGIAAASQLQAWSVPFLLVDAKDSFHHNVAALRASVETGFAKKTFISYSATFKDNFRQGLVVGIDLQNQTVLLQGGEALPFSHLILATGSTGPFPGKFNQVSSRQSAIEAYENMVTQVQSSQSIVVVGGGSAGVEMAAEIKTEYPEKEVSLIHSRVPLADKELLPCVRQEVKEILLRKGVTLLLGERVSNLEELPLNEYREHLAVRTDKGTEVAANLVILCNGIKINSSAYSSAFAEGRLASSGALRVNEHLQVEGCSNIYAIGDCADVKEPKMAYHAGLHANVAVTNIINSVKQRPLKAYKPGALTFLLAMGRNDGVGQISGFYVGRLVVRLAKSRDLLISTSWKTMRQSPP; the protein is encoded by the exons ATGGGCTCCCGGGTCTCGGTGGAGGAGGGCTCCGTGCACGTGGTGATCGTGGGCGGGGGTTTCGGCGGGATCGCGGCTGCCAGCCAGCTCCAGGCCTGGAGTGTGCCCTTCCTGCTGGTGGACGCAAAGGACTCCTTCCACCACAACGTGGCTGCCCTCCGGGCTTCCGTGGAGACTG GGTTCGCCAAAAAGACGTTCATTTCCTACTCGGCAACCTTCAAGGACAACTTCCGGCAGGGCCTGGTGGTGGGAATAGACCTACAGAATCAGACGGTGCTGCTGCAGGGGGGCGAG GCCCTACCCTTCTCTCATCTTATCCTGGCCACAGGCAGCACTGGGCCCTTCCCGGGAAAGTTTAACCAGGTTTCCAGCCGGCAGTCAGCCATTGAGGCCTATGAGAACATGGTGACGCAG GTCCAGAGCTCACAGTCCATTGTGGTGGTGGGAGGAGGCTCTGCAGGAGTGGAGATGGCAGCAGAGATTAAAActgaatatcctgagaaagag GTCTCTCTCATTCACTCCCGGGTCCCCCTCGCTGACAAGGAGCTCCTGCCTTGTGTCCGGCAGGAGGTGAAGGAGATCCTTCTCCGGAAAGGCGTGACGCTCCTGCTCG GTGAGCGGGTGAGCAACCTGGAGGAGCTGCCTCTCAATGAGTACCGTGAACACCTCGCAGTGCGGACAGACAAGGGCACGGAGGTGGCTGCCAACCTGGTCATTCTCTGCAACGGCATCAAGATCAACAGCTCTGCCTACAGCAGTGCGTTTG CAGAGGGTAGACTGGCCAGCAGCGGCGCCCTGAGAGTTAACGAGCACCTCCAGGTGGAGGGCTGCAGCAACATCTATGCCATTGGCGACTGCGCCGATGTGAAGGAGCCCAAGATGGCCTACCATGCCGGCCTCCACGCCAACGTTGCAGTGACCAACATCATCAACTCCGTGAAACAGAGGCCCCTCAAGGCCTACAAGCCGG GTGCGCTGACATTCCTTCTGGCCATGGGAAGAAATGATGGTGTGGGCCAGATCAGTGGCTTCTATGTGGGTCGGCTTGTGGTCCGACTGGCCAAGAGCCGGGATCTCCTAATCTCCACAAGCTGGAAAACCATGAGGCAGTCTCCACCCTGA
- the AIFM2 gene encoding ferroptosis suppressor protein 1 isoform X2, with the protein MGSRVSVEEGSVHVVIVGGGFGGIAAASQLQAWSVPFLLVDAKDSFHHNVAALRASVETGFAKKTFISYSATFKDNFRQGLVVGIDLQNQTVLLQGGEALPFSHLILATGSTGPFPGKFNQVSSRQSAIEAYENMVTQVQSSQSIVVVGGGSAGVEMAAEIKTEYPEKEVSLIHSRVPLADKELLPCVRQEVKEILLRKGVTLLLGERVSNLEELPLNEYREHLAVRTDKGTEVAANLVILCNGIKINSSAYSSAFEGRLASSGALRVNEHLQVEGCSNIYAIGDCADVKEPKMAYHAGLHANVAVTNIINSVKQRPLKAYKPGALTFLLAMGRNDGVGQISGFYVGRLVVRLAKSRDLLISTSWKTMRQSPP; encoded by the exons ATGGGCTCCCGGGTCTCGGTGGAGGAGGGCTCCGTGCACGTGGTGATCGTGGGCGGGGGTTTCGGCGGGATCGCGGCTGCCAGCCAGCTCCAGGCCTGGAGTGTGCCCTTCCTGCTGGTGGACGCAAAGGACTCCTTCCACCACAACGTGGCTGCCCTCCGGGCTTCCGTGGAGACTG GGTTCGCCAAAAAGACGTTCATTTCCTACTCGGCAACCTTCAAGGACAACTTCCGGCAGGGCCTGGTGGTGGGAATAGACCTACAGAATCAGACGGTGCTGCTGCAGGGGGGCGAG GCCCTACCCTTCTCTCATCTTATCCTGGCCACAGGCAGCACTGGGCCCTTCCCGGGAAAGTTTAACCAGGTTTCCAGCCGGCAGTCAGCCATTGAGGCCTATGAGAACATGGTGACGCAG GTCCAGAGCTCACAGTCCATTGTGGTGGTGGGAGGAGGCTCTGCAGGAGTGGAGATGGCAGCAGAGATTAAAActgaatatcctgagaaagag GTCTCTCTCATTCACTCCCGGGTCCCCCTCGCTGACAAGGAGCTCCTGCCTTGTGTCCGGCAGGAGGTGAAGGAGATCCTTCTCCGGAAAGGCGTGACGCTCCTGCTCG GTGAGCGGGTGAGCAACCTGGAGGAGCTGCCTCTCAATGAGTACCGTGAACACCTCGCAGTGCGGACAGACAAGGGCACGGAGGTGGCTGCCAACCTGGTCATTCTCTGCAACGGCATCAAGATCAACAGCTCTGCCTACAGCAGTGCGTTTG AGGGTAGACTGGCCAGCAGCGGCGCCCTGAGAGTTAACGAGCACCTCCAGGTGGAGGGCTGCAGCAACATCTATGCCATTGGCGACTGCGCCGATGTGAAGGAGCCCAAGATGGCCTACCATGCCGGCCTCCACGCCAACGTTGCAGTGACCAACATCATCAACTCCGTGAAACAGAGGCCCCTCAAGGCCTACAAGCCGG GTGCGCTGACATTCCTTCTGGCCATGGGAAGAAATGATGGTGTGGGCCAGATCAGTGGCTTCTATGTGGGTCGGCTTGTGGTCCGACTGGCCAAGAGCCGGGATCTCCTAATCTCCACAAGCTGGAAAACCATGAGGCAGTCTCCACCCTGA